A single genomic interval of Saccharothrix saharensis harbors:
- a CDS encoding PLP-dependent aminotransferase family protein, with the protein MADYRLIADRLAADIAAGRLKPGDRLPPQRAFARRHGIAGSTAARVYGDLVRRGVVVGEVGRGTFVRARPPVEPPLGDPGGARVDLELNFCVLPDQPDLLAPGLDRLIRHDLPDALTPIGVRGTPAARAAVARLTARGGWTPDDRHVLFTGNGRQAIAAAVSALVPVGGRLGVEAVTYPVVKAIAARSGITLVPLPVDDAGVLPRAIRAADVRAVYLQPTLHNPLGTTMPAQRRAELADTVRDLDVQVIEDAIYAFLGPDLPPLAPERTTVVDSLSKRLAPGLTVGFAVPPGHLVDRVAAAARSGGWAVGHFALTAAAGWLADGTVQSIVDRKRAVALTRQRLARERLAGFDIHSDPGAYHCWWRLPDHWRAETFVAAAARRGIAVTPAAAFAVVPGHAPNAVRLALASTPEPTLTAALDVLAALAAGSPEDEAVD; encoded by the coding sequence GTGGCGGATTACCGCCTGATCGCCGACCGGCTCGCCGCCGACATCGCGGCCGGCCGGCTCAAACCCGGCGACCGCCTCCCACCGCAACGCGCGTTCGCCCGCAGGCACGGCATCGCCGGTTCCACCGCGGCCCGCGTCTACGGCGACCTGGTCCGGCGCGGCGTGGTGGTCGGCGAAGTCGGGCGCGGCACGTTCGTCCGGGCACGGCCACCCGTCGAGCCCCCGCTGGGCGACCCCGGCGGCGCACGGGTCGACCTGGAGCTGAACTTCTGCGTGCTGCCCGACCAACCCGACCTGCTGGCCCCCGGCCTGGACCGGCTCATCCGGCACGACCTGCCCGACGCGCTCACCCCCATCGGCGTTCGCGGCACACCCGCGGCACGGGCCGCCGTCGCCCGGCTGACGGCCCGCGGCGGCTGGACCCCGGACGACCGCCACGTGCTGTTCACCGGCAACGGCAGGCAAGCCATCGCGGCGGCGGTGTCGGCACTCGTGCCGGTCGGCGGGCGGCTCGGCGTCGAAGCCGTCACCTACCCGGTGGTGAAGGCCATCGCGGCCAGGTCCGGCATCACGCTCGTGCCGCTGCCCGTGGACGACGCCGGCGTGCTGCCGCGAGCCATCCGCGCCGCCGACGTGCGCGCCGTCTACCTCCAGCCGACCCTGCACAACCCCCTCGGCACCACCATGCCCGCCCAGCGCCGCGCCGAACTCGCCGACACCGTGCGCGACCTGGACGTCCAGGTCATCGAGGACGCCATCTACGCCTTCCTCGGCCCCGACCTGCCCCCGCTCGCCCCCGAGCGCACCACCGTCGTGGACAGCCTCTCCAAACGCCTCGCGCCCGGCTTGACCGTCGGCTTCGCCGTCCCACCCGGGCACCTGGTCGACCGCGTCGCCGCCGCCGCGCGCTCCGGCGGCTGGGCCGTGGGCCACTTCGCGCTCACCGCCGCCGCCGGCTGGCTCGCCGACGGCACCGTCCAGTCCATAGTGGACCGTAAACGCGCGGTCGCCCTGACCCGGCAACGACTCGCGCGGGAACGCCTGGCGGGCTTCGACATCCACTCCGACCCCGGCGCCTACCACTGCTGGTGGCGACTGCCGGACCACTGGCGCGCGGAGACGTTCGTCGCCGCCGCGGCCCGACGCGGTATCGCCGTCACCCCCGCCGCCGCGTTCGCGGTCGTCCCCGGTCACGCGCCGAACGCCGTCCGCCTCGCTCTCGCCTCGACGCCCGAACCCACCCTCACCGCCGCGCTGGACGTCCTGGCCGCACTCGCCGCGGGCAGCCCCGAGGACGAGGCGGTCGACTAG
- a CDS encoding glycosyltransferase, whose translation MSVDEGDVRTASEQGGPALSGEPRTHARAHVVLPAYNEAASLPPLLTRLAEVGRTRELTAWVVDDGSSDGTADVVADGWPELDVRLVSHPVNLGLGQAVRSGLRAVLAEAGDEDVVVVMDADDTHDPALIRRLEDEIAAGADVVICSRFVDGGDDATAPPVRRLLSRGAAVLFRRVLRVDGVRDFTSGFRAYRVGLLARAEGHWGERLIEERGFACMVELLLKLRHCRPVVTEVPLALRYDRKRGPSKIRIARTVWQYVKLLVRDRLTPAPYRAL comes from the coding sequence TTGAGCGTCGATGAAGGCGACGTGCGCACCGCGTCGGAACAGGGCGGACCGGCCCTCTCCGGCGAACCGCGCACCCACGCCCGTGCCCACGTCGTGCTGCCCGCCTACAACGAGGCCGCCTCGCTGCCGCCGCTGCTCACCCGGCTCGCGGAGGTCGGCCGCACCCGCGAGCTCACCGCCTGGGTCGTGGACGACGGCTCGTCGGACGGCACCGCCGACGTCGTCGCCGACGGCTGGCCCGAGCTGGACGTGCGGCTGGTCAGCCACCCGGTCAACCTCGGCCTCGGCCAGGCCGTCCGGTCGGGGCTGCGCGCCGTGCTGGCCGAGGCGGGCGACGAGGACGTCGTCGTCGTGATGGACGCCGACGACACCCACGACCCGGCGCTGATCCGGCGGCTGGAGGACGAGATCGCGGCGGGCGCGGACGTGGTGATCTGCTCCCGGTTCGTCGACGGCGGCGACGACGCGACCGCGCCGCCGGTGCGCCGGCTGCTCTCGCGCGGCGCGGCCGTGCTGTTCCGCCGCGTGCTGCGGGTCGACGGCGTCCGCGACTTCACCAGCGGCTTCCGCGCCTACCGGGTCGGCCTGCTGGCCCGCGCCGAGGGGCACTGGGGCGAGCGGCTGATCGAGGAGCGCGGTTTCGCGTGCATGGTCGAGCTGCTGCTCAAGCTGCGGCACTGCCGGCCGGTCGTCACCGAGGTGCCGCTGGCCCTGCGCTACGACCGCAAGCGCGGCCCGAGCAAGATCCGGATCGCCCGCACGGTGTGGCAGTACGTGAAGCTGCTGGTCCGCGACCGGCTCACGCCCGCGCCGTACCGGGCGCTGTGA
- a CDS encoding FAD-dependent oxidoreductase: MRRADHGHVVVVGGGICGLATAHELVRAGTGVTLLEGSDQLGGLGTFFAWRDRWVERFYHCVMPTDDHLLDLLGDLGLRDAIAWRPTRMGMVVDGRAFPFNTALDLLKFTPLGVLDRLRFGAVSVLLRRLGRGKDLDRTRTEDWLRGLYGDRVWELLLAPLFGAKFGARFGDVPALYLWQRLGREGAVSVRGYPDGGYRAVIDALRASIEAGGGVVRLDAPVRRIGVTGGRARITLDGDEVVTADRVVSTLPLPSLRQVADDDLAARLPDVRLPYQGVVNALFFLRRPLSGHYWTPVVRSGTEFDGLIQMTPLAGVDPYDGRHLVYAMRYTDRESALFQEDDAAVAARWTAQLLALHPGLRHEDVDDVRVFKAPFVEPVYPLGYSSRRPPVVVAGTPLLLATTAHVYPDVTSWNSSVGLARRVVATLAQAPQPVPG; this comes from the coding sequence ATGCGGCGGGCGGACCACGGGCACGTGGTCGTGGTCGGCGGCGGCATCTGCGGCCTGGCCACCGCGCACGAGCTGGTGCGCGCCGGCACCGGGGTGACGCTGCTGGAGGGCAGCGACCAGCTCGGCGGGCTCGGCACGTTCTTCGCCTGGCGCGACCGCTGGGTGGAGCGGTTCTACCACTGCGTGATGCCGACCGACGACCACCTGCTCGACCTGCTCGGCGACCTCGGGCTGCGTGACGCGATCGCGTGGCGGCCGACCCGGATGGGCATGGTGGTGGACGGCCGGGCGTTCCCGTTCAACACGGCGCTGGACCTGCTCAAGTTCACCCCGTTGGGTGTTCTCGACCGGCTGAGGTTCGGCGCCGTCTCGGTGCTGCTGCGGCGGTTGGGCCGCGGCAAGGACCTCGACCGCACGCGCACGGAGGACTGGCTGCGCGGCCTGTACGGCGACCGGGTGTGGGAGCTGCTGCTCGCGCCGCTGTTCGGGGCGAAGTTCGGCGCCCGGTTCGGCGACGTGCCCGCGCTGTACCTGTGGCAGCGCCTGGGCCGCGAGGGCGCGGTGTCGGTGCGCGGCTACCCCGACGGCGGCTACCGGGCCGTGATCGACGCGCTGAGGGCGTCGATCGAGGCCGGTGGCGGCGTGGTGCGCCTGGACGCGCCGGTGCGGCGGATCGGCGTGACCGGCGGGCGCGCGCGGATCACCCTGGACGGTGACGAGGTCGTGACGGCGGACCGCGTGGTGTCGACGCTGCCGCTGCCGTCGCTGCGCCAGGTCGCCGACGACGACCTGGCCGCGCGGCTGCCCGACGTGCGGCTGCCGTACCAGGGCGTGGTGAACGCGCTGTTCTTCCTGCGCCGGCCGCTGTCGGGGCACTACTGGACGCCGGTGGTGCGGTCCGGCACGGAGTTCGACGGGCTGATCCAGATGACGCCGCTGGCGGGCGTCGACCCGTACGACGGGCGGCACCTGGTCTACGCGATGCGCTACACCGACCGGGAGTCCGCGCTGTTCCAGGAGGACGACGCGGCGGTCGCGGCGCGGTGGACCGCGCAGCTGCTGGCGCTGCACCCCGGTCTGCGCCACGAGGACGTGGACGACGTGCGGGTGTTCAAGGCACCGTTCGTGGAACCGGTGTACCCGCTCGGGTACTCGTCGCGCCGGCCGCCCGTGGTGGTCGCCGGCACCCCGCTGCTGCTGGCGACCACCGCGCACGTCTACCCGGACGTCACGAGCTGGAACTCGAGTGTGGGACTGGCGCGGCGGGTCGTCGCGACGCTGGCGCAGGCACCACAACCCGTTCCGGGCTGA
- the wecB gene encoding non-hydrolyzing UDP-N-acetylglucosamine 2-epimerase, producing the protein MVCGTRPELIKLAPLIRVLGADATVVYTGQHYDTAMYHRIRQDIGRPGRFHELAVGGGRRGGQLGAAITAVDEVLARHPAQAVIVQGDTTSALAGALAANANDVPLVHVEAGLRSFDRAMPEEHNRVAIDHLADLCCAPTPLNRTNLLAESVPEERIAITGNTVVEALVTALPGRDEEAVVLAAHELRRDGYVLATVHRPENVDDPVTLETVLRELNRLPLPVVLPLHPRTAKRVEAFGLTALLGRLRVVEPQAYPAFLALARCAAVVVSDSGGIQEEVSVLKRPVVVVRRSTERPEIEGTFGTLVPPGPRVCAEVLRWLDDVPGHRERLEHIPSPYGTGSPSARIAAALRQLVRGEPVHARQLSPERVVVPAPASRRPAAPVPHSSSSS; encoded by the coding sequence ATGGTGTGCGGCACCAGGCCGGAGCTGATCAAGCTCGCGCCGCTGATCCGGGTGCTGGGCGCCGACGCCACCGTCGTCTACACCGGACAGCACTACGACACCGCGATGTACCACCGGATCCGGCAGGACATCGGCCGGCCGGGCCGGTTCCACGAACTCGCCGTGGGCGGCGGCCGGCGCGGCGGCCAGCTCGGCGCGGCCATCACCGCCGTGGACGAGGTGCTGGCCCGGCACCCCGCGCAGGCCGTCATCGTGCAGGGCGACACGACGTCCGCGCTCGCGGGCGCGTTGGCCGCCAACGCCAACGACGTGCCGCTGGTGCACGTGGAAGCGGGCCTGCGCAGCTTCGACCGGGCCATGCCCGAGGAGCACAACCGGGTGGCCATCGACCACCTCGCCGACCTGTGCTGCGCGCCGACCCCGCTCAACCGCACCAACCTGCTGGCCGAGAGCGTGCCCGAGGAGCGCATCGCGATCACCGGCAACACGGTGGTCGAGGCGCTGGTCACCGCGCTGCCCGGCCGGGACGAGGAAGCCGTCGTGCTGGCCGCGCACGAGCTGCGGCGCGACGGCTACGTGCTGGCCACCGTGCACCGGCCGGAGAACGTGGACGACCCGGTCACCCTGGAGACGGTCCTGCGCGAGCTGAACCGCCTGCCGCTGCCCGTGGTGCTGCCGCTGCACCCGCGCACGGCCAAGCGGGTCGAGGCGTTCGGCCTGACCGCCCTGCTGGGCCGGTTGCGGGTGGTCGAGCCGCAGGCGTACCCGGCTTTCCTCGCGCTGGCCCGCTGCGCCGCCGTGGTGGTGTCGGACTCCGGCGGCATCCAGGAGGAGGTCAGCGTGCTCAAGCGGCCGGTCGTCGTGGTGCGCCGCAGCACCGAACGCCCCGAGATCGAGGGCACGTTCGGCACGCTGGTGCCGCCGGGGCCGCGGGTGTGCGCGGAGGTGCTGCGGTGGCTGGACGACGTGCCGGGCCACCGGGAACGCCTGGAGCACATCCCGTCGCCGTACGGCACCGGCTCGCCGTCCGCGCGGATCGCCGCCGCGCTGCGGCAGCTCGTCCGGGGCGAGCCGGTGCACGCCCGGCAGCTCAGCCCGGAACGGGTTGTGGTGCCTGCGCCAGCGTCGCGACGACCCGCCGCGCCAGTCCCACACTCGAGTTCCAGCTCGTGA
- a CDS encoding sugar transferase, translating to MNGVGSATTPTLASRRRHPRPREASGADLLSRVNAVAVLLVAVDVTAVAAVAVRYAPGARWTAVLVAALLGVRAACRLYRRRLWLSWFHDLPRSVGATAVAFALVTLVGLVGGGPPGGAAAQWAVLAFAALSEPARLVVFAFGRWCRRRFHRCDRTIVVGAGKVGIDLVGAMQAHPEFGLRPVGFVDPEPAVDRAALPVELMDEDLADAITRLGVGTVVLAFSHARESSVVDSAITAHRLGCTTLVVPRMFELYQDGPDIERLRSYPLMRLGTAPTSRPSWWVKRAMDVLLAAVALVVLAPVIALCALAVLLESGRPVIFRQVRVGMDDQPFVLYKLRSVRMNGEDDSQVTWSVVGDRRVGPVGRFLRRTSLDELPQLWNILRGDMSIVGPRPERPGFVREFSAIHELYWARHRVPTGLTGLAQVHGLRGDTSIVDRSRYDNYYIANWSLWLDVKILLQTVGELVCRRNR from the coding sequence GTGAACGGGGTCGGCTCGGCGACCACCCCGACCCTGGCGTCGCGACGGCGGCACCCGAGGCCGCGCGAGGCGTCGGGCGCGGACCTGCTCAGCCGGGTGAACGCGGTGGCGGTGCTGCTGGTCGCGGTGGACGTGACGGCGGTGGCCGCGGTGGCGGTGCGGTACGCGCCGGGCGCGCGGTGGACGGCGGTGCTGGTGGCCGCGCTGCTGGGCGTGCGCGCCGCGTGCCGGCTGTACCGGCGGCGGCTGTGGCTGTCCTGGTTCCACGACCTGCCGCGCTCGGTCGGCGCGACGGCCGTCGCGTTCGCCCTGGTCACGCTGGTCGGGCTGGTCGGCGGCGGGCCGCCGGGCGGCGCGGCGGCGCAGTGGGCGGTGCTGGCGTTCGCCGCGCTCAGCGAACCGGCGCGGCTGGTCGTGTTCGCGTTCGGCCGCTGGTGCCGGCGCCGGTTCCACCGCTGCGACCGCACGATCGTGGTCGGCGCGGGCAAGGTGGGGATCGACCTGGTCGGCGCGATGCAGGCGCACCCGGAGTTCGGCCTGCGCCCGGTCGGGTTCGTCGACCCCGAGCCGGCCGTGGACCGCGCCGCGCTGCCGGTCGAGCTGATGGACGAGGACCTGGCCGACGCGATCACCCGGTTGGGGGTCGGCACGGTCGTGCTGGCGTTCTCCCACGCCCGCGAGTCGTCGGTGGTCGACTCGGCCATCACCGCCCACCGGCTCGGCTGCACCACCCTGGTCGTGCCCCGGATGTTCGAGCTCTACCAGGACGGGCCGGACATCGAACGGCTGCGCAGCTACCCCCTGATGAGGCTGGGCACCGCGCCGACCAGCCGGCCGAGCTGGTGGGTCAAGCGCGCGATGGACGTGCTGCTGGCCGCCGTGGCGCTGGTCGTGCTCGCGCCGGTCATCGCGCTGTGCGCGCTGGCCGTGCTGCTGGAGAGCGGCCGACCGGTGATCTTCCGCCAGGTCCGGGTCGGCATGGACGATCAGCCGTTCGTGCTCTACAAGCTGCGCAGCGTGAGAATGAACGGTGAAGACGATTCCCAGGTCACCTGGTCGGTGGTCGGGGATCGCCGGGTCGGGCCAGTCGGGCGATTCCTGCGGCGCACTTCGCTGGACGAACTGCCCCAGTTGTGGAACATCCTCCGGGGTGACATGTCCATCGTCGGGCCGCGCCCGGAACGACCGGGTTTCGTCCGCGAATTCTCCGCGATCCACGAGCTATACTGGGCCCGGCACCGCGTTCCCACGGGGCTGACCGGACTGGCGCAGGTGCACGGCCTGCGGGGTGACACCTCGATTGTCGACAGGTCGCGGTACGACAACTACTACATAGCCAACTGGTCGTTGTGGCTGGACGTGAAAATCCTGTTGCAGACGGTGGGTGAACTGGTGTGCCGAAGGAATCGCTGA
- a CDS encoding squalene cyclase — protein MTSRIPWLLDSDPALRWQVERDLLHEPAPVWQATRARIATEGFGARLLALQDPDGRWAGGAFFPAGFDFHGPEAAEGAGQPWTATTWTLNSLREWGMDPAVLRERRTAELLERNCRWEYDDLPYWGGEVDCCINAWTVQNGLWLGADVTGIVDWFVEHRLPDGGWNCEWVEGSTRSSFHSTLNSLKGLLDHEAATGGTAATRAARRGGEEYLLERGLFRRLSTGEPVAPWVNRFSYPFRWFYSVLNAADYFRRASLLDGSGRPDPRMADAIELIRAERQPDGTWLQARRHPGRVWFEVDVPAGEPSKWLTFHATRVLDWWDAA, from the coding sequence ATGACGAGCAGGATCCCGTGGCTCCTCGACTCCGATCCTGCGCTGCGCTGGCAGGTCGAGCGCGACCTCCTCCACGAACCGGCGCCGGTGTGGCAGGCGACCCGGGCCAGGATCGCCACCGAGGGCTTCGGCGCGCGCCTGCTCGCGCTCCAGGACCCGGACGGCCGGTGGGCGGGTGGCGCGTTCTTCCCGGCGGGCTTCGACTTCCACGGCCCCGAAGCGGCCGAGGGCGCCGGACAGCCGTGGACGGCGACGACGTGGACGCTGAACTCGTTGCGCGAGTGGGGCATGGACCCCGCCGTGCTGCGCGAGCGGCGCACCGCCGAGCTGCTCGAGCGGAACTGCCGCTGGGAGTACGACGACCTGCCGTACTGGGGCGGCGAGGTCGACTGCTGCATCAACGCGTGGACCGTGCAGAACGGGCTGTGGCTGGGCGCGGACGTCACCGGCATCGTGGACTGGTTCGTGGAGCACCGCCTGCCCGACGGCGGCTGGAACTGCGAGTGGGTCGAGGGGTCCACGCGGTCGTCGTTCCACTCGACGCTCAACTCCCTCAAAGGACTGCTCGACCACGAGGCCGCGACCGGCGGCACGGCCGCGACGCGTGCCGCCCGCCGCGGCGGCGAGGAGTACCTGCTGGAACGCGGCCTGTTCCGCCGGCTGTCCACGGGCGAGCCGGTGGCACCCTGGGTGAACCGCTTCTCCTACCCGTTCCGCTGGTTCTACAGCGTGCTCAACGCGGCCGACTACTTCCGCCGCGCGTCCCTGCTCGACGGCAGCGGCCGGCCGGACCCGCGCATGGCCGACGCGATCGAGCTGATCCGCGCCGAGCGGCAGCCCGACGGGACGTGGTTGCAGGCCCGGCGGCACCCCGGGCGGGTGTGGTTCGAGGTCGACGTGCCTGCGGGGGAGCCGTCGAAGTGGCTGACGTTCCACGCGACCCGAGTGCTGGACTGGTGGGACGCTGCGTAA
- a CDS encoding lysyl oxidase family protein — protein MRRHVALVATGVLVAALVGPSHAQAVGLVLLPDLRQAPVGCAGGFAGDPAGCVDWDVCPVADAAAPNGECVATGPIGAVRLRFTTSADNVGDGPLLIHGSRRDTGQARMTARQAFQSAVDGSVPMTFEQAQQAIPTTLYYEPAAAHQHWHLLGFEHFQLRSRSGETVVVDRKNGFCLGDRYPTADRLPHRPADGLSPEGRLAAFLRENRCGHHAPEALTAMQGISVGYGDDYLHTVDFQWLDITAVPSGVYDVVNVVNGDRTLTEKSYSNNASSMAVSIRWPGGATRPPATITQPPEVRMVRNCPGTAQCATSRD, from the coding sequence ATGCGAAGACACGTGGCCCTGGTCGCCACGGGGGTGCTCGTGGCGGCGCTGGTGGGGCCGTCGCACGCGCAGGCGGTCGGGCTGGTCCTGCTGCCCGACCTGAGGCAGGCGCCGGTGGGCTGCGCGGGCGGTTTCGCCGGCGACCCGGCGGGGTGCGTCGACTGGGACGTGTGCCCGGTCGCCGACGCGGCGGCACCCAACGGCGAGTGCGTGGCGACGGGCCCGATCGGGGCGGTCCGGCTGCGGTTCACCACGTCGGCGGACAACGTCGGCGACGGCCCGCTGCTGATCCACGGCAGCCGGCGGGACACCGGTCAGGCGCGGATGACCGCGCGGCAGGCGTTCCAGTCGGCCGTGGACGGTTCGGTGCCGATGACCTTCGAGCAGGCGCAGCAGGCCATCCCGACCACCCTGTACTACGAGCCGGCGGCGGCGCACCAGCACTGGCACCTGCTGGGCTTCGAGCACTTCCAGCTGCGCTCGCGGTCCGGTGAGACGGTGGTGGTGGACCGCAAGAACGGCTTCTGCCTGGGCGACCGCTACCCGACGGCCGACCGCCTGCCCCACCGCCCGGCCGACGGGCTGAGCCCGGAGGGGCGGCTGGCGGCGTTCCTGCGGGAGAACCGGTGCGGCCACCACGCGCCTGAGGCGTTGACCGCGATGCAGGGCATCTCGGTCGGGTACGGCGACGACTACCTGCACACGGTCGACTTCCAGTGGCTCGACATCACCGCGGTGCCGTCGGGCGTCTACGACGTGGTGAACGTCGTCAACGGCGACCGCACCCTCACGGAGAAGTCGTACTCGAACAACGCCTCCTCCATGGCGGTCTCGATCCGGTGGCCCGGCGGCGCCACCCGGCCACCGGCCACGATCACCCAGCCGCCGGAGGTGCGCATGGTGCGCAACTGCCCCGGCACCGCCCAGTGCGCCACCTCCCGCGACTGA
- a CDS encoding alpha/beta fold hydrolase codes for MRVEDIDIAYDDEGDGIPVVLVHGHPFNRSMWRPQVERLRSRYRVIAPDLRGFGETPVRSGSLPWTAFADDLIGLLDRLGLERVVLCGLSMGGQVVMEVHRAHPSRVRALVLADTFPEGETVAGRELRHGMAARVLREGMGGYADEVLDKMLSPRNVVALPAVAEHVLGMMRGTSPVGAAVAWRARAERPDYVDSLSRATVPVLVVVGEEDEYTPVAVAERMHAAIPGSALAVIPGAGHLPNLERPDAFSDAVERFLAGV; via the coding sequence ATGCGCGTGGAAGACATCGACATCGCCTACGACGACGAGGGTGACGGCATCCCGGTGGTGCTGGTGCACGGCCACCCGTTCAACCGGTCGATGTGGCGTCCCCAGGTCGAACGGCTTCGTTCCCGTTACCGGGTGATCGCGCCTGACCTGCGGGGATTCGGTGAGACGCCGGTGCGGTCCGGTTCACTGCCGTGGACCGCGTTCGCCGATGACCTGATCGGGCTGCTCGACCGGCTCGGCCTGGAGCGGGTTGTGCTGTGCGGGTTGTCGATGGGCGGCCAGGTCGTCATGGAGGTGCACCGCGCCCATCCGTCACGGGTCCGTGCGCTCGTGCTGGCCGACACGTTCCCGGAGGGCGAGACGGTGGCGGGCCGCGAGCTGCGGCACGGGATGGCCGCGCGCGTGCTGCGGGAGGGCATGGGCGGCTACGCCGACGAGGTGCTGGACAAGATGCTCTCGCCGCGCAACGTCGTCGCGCTGCCGGCCGTCGCCGAGCACGTGCTGGGGATGATGCGCGGTACGTCACCGGTGGGCGCGGCGGTCGCGTGGCGGGCTCGGGCGGAACGGCCCGACTACGTCGACTCGCTGTCCCGCGCGACCGTGCCCGTGCTCGTGGTCGTCGGCGAGGAGGACGAGTACACGCCCGTCGCCGTGGCCGAGCGGATGCACGCGGCGATCCCCGGCTCGGCGCTGGCGGTGATCCCCGGCGCGGGCCACCTGCCCAACCTCGAACGGCCGGACGCGTTCAGCGACGCGGTCGAGCGGTTCCTGGCCGGGGTCTAG
- a CDS encoding serine/threonine-protein kinase, producing MSLATDSRVLAGRYQLRGRIGVGGAAEVHRGWDVLLRRFVAVKVVAGEGDDRRFDNEVRTLAGLSHPGLLSVYDVGTDGGTSFVVLQLVEGTTLRDRLVAGAFTPTQVRALGHQVADTLAHVHDQRVVHRDVKPSNILLDGSDTAFLADFGLARSLGPTPVAKTRGVVVGTASYLAPEQVRGDDVGPPADVYALGLVLLECLTGYREYQGDRVEAAVARLHRPPSIPHDVPAGLARLLAAMTSLSADRRPTAAQVADRLRPAPAALPPDRLLCGVRPATPPPLRARPA from the coding sequence ATGTCGTTGGCCACCGACAGCCGAGTCCTCGCGGGTCGCTACCAGTTGAGGGGCAGGATCGGCGTCGGCGGTGCGGCCGAGGTCCACCGCGGGTGGGACGTGCTGCTCCGCCGGTTCGTGGCGGTCAAGGTCGTGGCCGGCGAGGGGGATGACCGCCGGTTCGACAACGAGGTCCGCACGTTGGCCGGGCTGTCGCACCCCGGCCTGCTGTCGGTGTACGACGTCGGCACGGACGGCGGGACGTCGTTCGTCGTCCTGCAGCTGGTCGAGGGCACGACGTTGCGCGACCGGCTGGTGGCCGGCGCGTTCACGCCCACCCAGGTCCGCGCGCTGGGCCACCAGGTCGCCGACACCCTCGCCCACGTGCACGACCAGCGCGTCGTGCACCGGGACGTCAAGCCGTCGAACATCCTGCTCGACGGCTCCGACACCGCCTTCCTGGCCGACTTCGGCCTGGCCCGCTCGCTCGGCCCGACCCCGGTCGCCAAGACCCGCGGGGTCGTCGTCGGCACCGCCTCCTACCTGGCGCCCGAGCAGGTCCGCGGCGACGACGTCGGCCCGCCCGCGGACGTCTACGCGCTCGGCCTGGTCCTGCTGGAGTGCCTCACCGGCTACCGCGAGTACCAGGGCGACCGGGTGGAGGCCGCCGTCGCCCGCCTGCACCGCCCGCCGTCCATCCCGCACGACGTGCCGGCCGGCCTGGCCCGGCTGCTGGCCGCGATGACGTCGCTGTCCGCCGACCGCCGCCCGACCGCCGCCCAGGTCGCCGACCGGCTCCGCCCCGCACCGGCCGCCCTGCCACCCGACCGGCTGCTCTGCGGCGTCCGACCGGCCACCCCGCCGCCGTTGCGGGCACGCCCGGCCTAG